From Parafrankia irregularis, the proteins below share one genomic window:
- a CDS encoding serine/threonine protein kinase — MRKLGSRYVLHELIGQGTAGQVWRGAHVPDGEPVAIKVLRPELAHDPEVVDRFLRECDLLVQLDSPELVRVRDLIKEPGTLAIVMDLVEGIDLRAHLDQSGPRPVTEAARLVIGLLWALDSVHDAGIIHRDVKPENVLIDTSDPRRPYVRLTDFGVARMIHTPGRASLTGPIGTPLYMAPELADDVPPTPSVDIYAAGVVLYELIAGSPPFDHAHPADLMRAHREEQPLPIQGVPPAVWDVLASMLAKSPKQRPATAADAAEDLLDALEDDDRDHDHDFDQDSGNNNHTTRIDRAERPGAAGRTGTASRSGAAGRRHGAPAGRDAAFDAALTQVGGIAPVAATSLLAAGGDATGAHSGWNDAAHTQVAGIPPARADWDAAAHTQIAGMPPVRPDRAGAGAGPGTGTGTDWSDAATGAQPAVRVPARSAGSASDRNTVISKSKDSAPVGAPGAGAGAPSGRSAADRRRRSRIAAGAGLVVALVAGAGGWALAAAGGGDTTLTTDSNQQMFTDDSGVVATLPGGSPMPPGMAPPAAGTDGRSTGAARGTASGRPGQSTSPGASATQSGTASPSASTSPSASPTAKDGTVPDVTNQSKSAATSTLSGKGFTNVATSETCRKGESGGIVLGQSPNAGSVVPVSTKITLTVQATDCVEVPSVAGSSLSAARSKLTSAGLGVLDGGGGCQWGTTSTAARTNPSAGTMMHKGENVWLEPNCAASPAPAPTTPAATRT; from the coding sequence GTGCGCAAACTGGGTTCGCGGTACGTCCTGCACGAGCTGATCGGGCAGGGCACTGCCGGCCAGGTCTGGCGCGGGGCCCACGTCCCCGACGGGGAGCCGGTGGCCATCAAGGTTCTCCGGCCGGAACTCGCGCATGATCCGGAGGTCGTCGACCGGTTCCTCCGCGAATGCGACCTCCTGGTGCAGCTTGACAGCCCCGAGCTGGTGCGGGTGCGGGACCTGATCAAGGAGCCCGGCACGCTGGCAATCGTGATGGACCTCGTCGAGGGCATCGACCTACGCGCGCACCTCGACCAGAGCGGCCCACGCCCGGTAACCGAGGCCGCCCGCCTCGTCATCGGCCTGCTGTGGGCGCTCGACAGCGTGCACGACGCGGGCATCATCCACCGCGACGTCAAGCCCGAGAACGTGCTCATCGACACCTCGGATCCGCGTCGTCCCTATGTGCGGCTCACCGACTTCGGCGTGGCCCGCATGATCCACACCCCGGGCCGGGCATCGCTGACCGGCCCGATCGGGACCCCGCTCTACATGGCGCCCGAGCTTGCGGACGACGTCCCACCGACACCTTCGGTGGACATCTACGCCGCCGGAGTCGTGCTCTACGAGCTCATCGCCGGCAGTCCCCCGTTCGACCACGCGCATCCCGCCGACCTGATGCGGGCGCACCGCGAGGAGCAGCCGCTACCCATCCAGGGTGTGCCGCCGGCGGTCTGGGACGTCCTGGCCTCAATGCTCGCGAAGTCACCGAAGCAACGCCCGGCCACCGCGGCGGACGCGGCGGAGGACCTGCTCGACGCCCTCGAGGACGACGACCGGGACCACGACCACGACTTCGACCAGGACTCCGGCAACAACAACCACACCACCCGGATCGACCGGGCCGAGCGACCCGGCGCGGCCGGACGAACTGGCACCGCCAGCCGATCCGGCGCAGCCGGACGTCGGCACGGCGCCCCCGCGGGACGCGACGCCGCCTTCGACGCCGCGCTCACCCAGGTCGGTGGGATCGCCCCCGTCGCCGCGACCAGCCTGCTCGCCGCCGGGGGGGACGCGACCGGCGCCCACAGCGGCTGGAACGACGCCGCGCACACCCAGGTCGCGGGCATTCCACCGGCCCGCGCCGACTGGGATGCCGCGGCGCACACGCAGATCGCCGGGATGCCGCCCGTGCGGCCAGACCGCGCCGGCGCCGGGGCCGGCCCGGGCACCGGCACCGGCACCGACTGGTCCGACGCCGCGACCGGGGCGCAGCCCGCGGTCCGGGTTCCGGCGCGTTCGGCGGGTTCGGCCTCCGACCGCAACACGGTGATCTCGAAGAGCAAGGATTCCGCACCCGTGGGTGCGCCAGGAGCGGGAGCGGGCGCACCGAGCGGCCGTTCGGCGGCCGACCGCCGCCGCCGCAGCCGCATCGCGGCCGGTGCCGGCCTGGTTGTGGCCCTCGTCGCCGGAGCCGGTGGCTGGGCGCTGGCCGCCGCCGGGGGCGGCGACACCACCCTGACCACGGACAGCAACCAGCAGATGTTCACCGACGATTCCGGCGTGGTCGCGACTCTTCCCGGGGGCAGCCCGATGCCGCCGGGCATGGCCCCGCCGGCCGCCGGCACGGACGGGCGCTCCACCGGTGCCGCGCGCGGCACCGCATCCGGCCGTCCCGGCCAGAGCACCTCGCCCGGCGCCAGCGCCACCCAGTCCGGGACGGCCTCCCCGAGCGCGAGCACCAGCCCCAGCGCCTCGCCGACGGCCAAGGACGGAACCGTCCCCGACGTGACGAACCAGAGCAAGTCGGCTGCGACGAGCACGCTGAGCGGCAAGGGCTTCACGAACGTCGCGACCAGCGAGACCTGCCGGAAGGGCGAGAGCGGCGGGATCGTGCTCGGTCAGAGCCCCAACGCCGGCAGCGTCGTCCCGGTGTCCACGAAGATCACATTGACCGTGCAGGCCACGGACTGCGTCGAGGTCCCGTCCGTCGCCGGCAGCTCGCTCAGCGCGGCACGGAGCAAGCTGACCAGCGCGGGGCTTGGCGTTCTGGACGGCGGGGGCGGCTGCCAGTGGGGAACCACCAGCACTGCGGCACGGACCAACCCCTCGGCCGGAACCATGATGCACAAGGGCGAGAACGTCTGGCTCGAGCCGAACTGCGCCGCGTCACCAGCCCCGGCCCCGACAACACCAGCCGCCACCAGGACCTGA